The following coding sequences are from one Carassius gibelio isolate Cgi1373 ecotype wild population from Czech Republic chromosome B7, carGib1.2-hapl.c, whole genome shotgun sequence window:
- the LOC127961777 gene encoding tryptophan 5-hydroxylase 1, translated as MLSNKLDGPRRGRSFDSINKSYEEKQLNKEFKKTTLHKTEENKDKIRSSKREHAAIVFSLKNEVGGLVKALKLFQDSQVKLLHIESRKSRRRNSELEVLVDCDSDRETLKEVVQLLRKQTSIITMDSPDKFWTPANDLAEVPWFPKKISDLDKSACRVLMYGSDLDADHPGFKDNIYRKRRKYFADLAMSYKYGEPIPRVEFTEEEVKTWGVVFRELNKLYPTHACREHLNNLPLLTQFCGYREDNIPQLEDVSNFLRERTGFTIRPVAGYLSPRDFLAGLAFRVFHCTQYVRHSSDPLYTPEPDTCHELLGHVPLLAEPSFAQFSQELGLASLGASDDAVQKLATCYFFTVEFGLCKQEGSLRAYGAGLLSSISELKHSLSGSAKILPFEPNVTCKQECLITTFQDVYFVSESFEEAKFRMREFAKTIQRPFSLRYNPYTQSVCVLKDMPSINDMVEELRHELDIVGDALCRLSTHLGV; from the exons ATGCTCTCCAACAAGCTTGACGGGCCGCGTCGAGGACGGTCTTTTGACTCCATCAATAAGAGTTACGAAGAGAAGCAACTCAACAAAGAG tttaaaaaaactaCTTTACATAAGACAGAAGAGAACAAAGACAAGATACGTTCCTCCAAGAGAGAACATGCTGCAATTGTCTTCTCTCTAAAGAATGAAGTCGGAGGGCTTGTGAAagcattaaaattatttcag GACAGCCAGGTAAAGCTTTTGCATATTGAGTCACGTAAGTCCCGGCGGCGTAACTCAGAGTTGGAAGTACTGGTGGATTGTGACAGTGATCGAGAAACTCTAAAAGAGGTTGTTCAGCTGCTGCGCAAACAAACAAGCATCATAACCATGGACTCACCTGATAAGTTCTGGACTCCTGCAAACG atCTTGCTGAGGTGCCTTGGTTCCCCAAGAAGATCTCAGATCTGGATAAGAGTGCCTGTCGTGTTCTGATGTATGGTTCAGATTTGGATGCGGATCATCCG GGATTCAAAGACAACATTTATCGTAAGAGAAGGAAATATTTTGCTGATCTTGCCATGAGTTACAAATA TGGAGAACCTATACCACGTGTAGAGTTTACAGAGGAAGAGGTGAAGACGTGGGGTGTTGTTTTCCGGGAGTTGAATAAGCTGTACCCCACACATGCCTGTCGAGAGCACCTAAACAACCTGCCTCTGCTCACCCAGTTCTGTGGCTACAGAGAGGACAACATACCACAGCTGGAGGACGTGTCCAACTTCCTGAGAG AGCGAACTGGCTTCACCATTCGCCCTGTTGCTGGGTACTTGTCACCGAGAGACTTTCTAGCTGGTCTGGCCTTCAGAGTGTTTCACTGTACACAATATGTGCGTCACAGCTCAGATCCTCTCTACACTCCTGAACC GGACACATGTCATGAATTGCTGGGTCATGTTCCTCTGTTGGCCGAACCCAGTTTTGCACAGTTCTCTCAGGAATTAGGACTGGCTTCTCTCGGGGCGTCTGATGATGCTGTGCAGAAGTTAGCAACA TGCTATTTCTTCACGGTGGAGTTTGGCCTGTGTAAGCAGGAGGGATCGCTCAGAGCATACGGCGCTGGGCTTCTCTCTTCCATCAGCGAACTTAAG CACTCTCTCTCAGGCTCTGCTAAAATCCTGCCCTTTGAGCCCAATGTCACCTGCAAACAGGAGTGTCTCATCACCACCTTTCAAGATGTTTACTTTGTTTCGGAGAGCTTTGAGGAAGCCAAATTTAGAATGCG TGAATTTGCAAAGACAATCCAGCGTCCATTCTCCCTGCGGTATAATCCGTACACACAGAGCGTGTGTGTGCTGAAGGACATGCCCAGCATCAATGACATGGTCGAGGAGCTCAGACACGAGCTGGACATTGTAGGAGACGCTCTCTGTCGGCTCAGTACACACCTTGGCGTCTGA
- the mns1 gene encoding meiosis-specific nuclear structural protein 1 — protein MSFTSQQRNISHSHHQKMLLEHRKQEEMRENQSKHIAKDKQLQANIQCEDRIEKKRFLRKMQDEEYGKQMEESLLKAEADRQFRERQLEQEERMAKELARINNEKLRDEKMRQYIKENSVELRELELKLKSAYTNRERAAQMAEKEAMRYETVRQEAAVARKMKDEHELAEIEKEKQEQKKYEEVVRYQQELERQLEEKERKRQEAYEEFLKEKLMVDEIVRKIYEEDQRELQLRLEKVVATKRYIEDFKKQQAEWRHLERAKVEAENRRIIEFAHYQQRKEEDRMAKVREQEQAKETLHKMLSEQIEMEKREREKMERVREELHLEEQAEAARQQEIEEMEKRIRQRLELQQTCQEMMAFKQLRIQAEKEEEKTFRQMMMAKFAEDDRIEQMNAQKRRMKQLEHKRAVEKLLEERRQQYLAEQEREEEERAMEKEREAQRRKIIEEERQRLLKQHATKLLGYLPKGIFKEDDLEHFDEDFRNNFKQRQADIFSDEGWGDDSL, from the exons ATG TCTTTCACGAGCCAGCAGCGCAACATCTCTCACAGCCACCATCAGAAGATGCTGCTGGAGCACCGCAAACAGGAGGAAATGCGTGAGAATCAAAGCAAACACATCGCCAAAGACAAGCAACTGCAAGCCAACATCCAGTGCGAAGACAGAATCGAGAAAAAGCGCTTCCTGCGCAAAATGCAAGATGAAGAGTACGGCAAACAAATGGAGGAATCACTTCTCAAG gCAGAAGCGGACAGACAGTTCAGAGAGAGGCAGCTTGAACAGGAAGAGAGGATGGCCAAGGAGCTTGCCAGAATTAATAATGAGAAACTCCGAGATGAGAAGATGAGGCAGTACATTAAAGAGAACAG CGTTGAGCTTCGAGAGCTGGAGTTAAAGCTCAAGTCTGCCTACACGAACAGAGAACGGGCAGCACAGATGGCAGAAAAGGAAGCCATGCGATATGAGACAGTG CGACAAGAGGCAGCTGTTGCCCGTAAGATGAAGGACGAGCATGAGCTTGCAGAGATTGAgaaagagaagcaggagcagaAGAAGTATGAGGAGGTAGTGCGGTACCAACAAGAACTTGAGCGGCAGCTTGAGGAGAAGGAGCGCAAGAGACAGGAAGCCTATGAAGAGTTTCTTAAAGAGAAACTCATGGTGGACGAAATAGTGCGGAAGATCTATGAGGAAGACCAGAG GGAGCTTCAGTTACGACTTGAGAAAGTGGTGGCCACTAAGAGATACATTGAAGATTTTAAAAAGCAGCAAGCAGAGTGGAGACATTTAGAGCGAGCAAAGGTGGAGGCGGAGAACAGGCGCATCATTGAGTTTGCCCACTACCAGCAGAGGAAGGAGGAGGACAGGATGGCCAAAGTTAGAGAGCAAGAACAGGCCAAAGAAACCCTGCACAAAATG CTCTCTGAGCAGATCGAGATGGAGAAAAGAGAGCGTGAGAAGATGGAGCGCGTCCGTGAGGAACTTCACTTGGAAGAGCAGGCCGAGGCTGCAAGACAACAGGAAATT GAAGAGATGGAAAAGAGGATCCGGCAGCGGCTAGAGCTGCAGCAGACATGTCAGGAGATGATGGCCTTCAAGCAGTTGCGCATACAAGctgagaaagaggaagagaagacCTTTAGACAGATGATGATGGCCAAGTTTGCAGAGGATGACCGCATTGAGCAGATGAATGCCCAGAAGCGCCGTATGAAACAGTTGGAACACAAACGAGCTGTGGAGAAGCTACTGGAAGAAAGGAGACAGCAGTATCTGGCTGAACAA GAGAGGGAGGAAGAGGAGCGAGCTatggagaaggagagagaggctCAGCGGCGAAAGATCATTGAAGAGGAGAGACAGAGGCTCCTAAAACAGCATGCAACGAAACTGTTGGGATACCTTCCAAAG GGTATTTTCAAAGAAGATGACCTGGAGCACTTTGATGAGGATTTCAGAAACAATTTCAAACAACGACAGGCTGATATTTTCTCTGATGAGGGTTGGGGAGATGATTCGCTGTAG
- the LOC127961779 gene encoding intelectin isoform X3, producing the protein MFPGFLLSLALSLNLWFCEVALATQQEAPCIIMDETNINPEVAKLLGRIKYVARSCKEIREKYHVYDDGLYYLISSRGVLYQTFCDMTTAGGGWTLVASVHENNMHGKCTVGDRWSSQQGSDPNRPDGDGTWANTVTFGTAEAATSDDYKNPGYFDIVAQDVSVWHVPNNSELEHWTTASILRYHTENHFLTLHGGNLLSLFKKFPVRFGIGTCNVDDGPAIPIVYDTGNAISTKYLYGPNSRGLFEPGFITFRVFNYEKAAMAICSGVKPIGCDTEHFCIGGGGHFPEAVPRQCGDFTSFDWNGYGTNTGWSASKEITEAAVLLFYR; encoded by the exons ATGTTTCCAGGGTTCCTTCTCAGCCTCGCACTCTCACTGAATTTGTGGTTCTGTGAGGTAGCATTAG CAACTCAACAAGAAGCACCATGTATAATTATGGATGAAACCAATATCAACCCTGAGGTTGCAAAACTTCTGGGGAGAATTAAATATGTTGCTCGAAGCTGCAAAGAAATTCGTGAGAAGTATCATGTTTATGATg ACGGCCTGTACTATCTGATCTCATCAAGAGGGGTCCTTTACCAGACGTTCTGTGATATGACCACTGCCGGCGGTGGCTGGACGCTGGTGGCCAGTGTTCATGAAAACAACATGCATGGAAAGTGTACTGTTGGTGATCGCTGGTCTAGTCAGCAGGGCAGCGACCCAAACCGTCCTGATGGTGACGGGACATGGGCAAACACAGTCACATTTGGAACTGCCGAAGCGGCCACAAGTGATGATTATAAG aatCCTGGATATTTTGACATTGTGGCACAGGATGTGTCTGTGTGGCATGTTCCTAATAATAGTGAACTGGAACACTGGACCACTGCCTCCATCCTGAGATACCACACTGAAAATCACTTCTTAACCCTACATGGAGGAAACCTTTTGAGTTTGTTCAAG AAATTCCCTGTGAGGTTTGGAATCGGGACATGCAACGTTGATGATGGACCTGCTATTCCAATAGTGTATGATACTGGAAATGCTATATCAACAAAATATCTGTATGGTCCTAATTCAAGAG GATTATTTGAGCCTGGATTCATCACATTCAGGGTCTTCAATTATGAAAAGGCAGCTATGGCTATTTGTTCAGGTGTTAAACCAATCGGTTGTGACACCGAACAT TTCTGTATTGGTGGAGGTGGACACTTTCCTGAGGCCGTCCCTAGACAGTGTGGGGACTTTACGAGCTTCGACTGGAATGGATATGGTACTAATACAGGATGGAGTGCTTCCAAAGAGATAACTGAAGCAGCTGTACTTCTCTTTTATCGCTGA